A window of Candidatus Hydrogenedentota bacterium contains these coding sequences:
- a CDS encoding exo-alpha-sialidase produces MTWIPAWCLVLSAAMGAPVYESQLIFPPEDFHNHSSSIVETPEGDLIVCWFHGKGERTDDTLVISGARKNKGDTVWSAPFLMADNHNLPDQNCTMFIDPDGRLWLFWISAIDNLVRSYFLKYRYSTDYEGDGPPIWTWQDAIFCLPKDADTVFDEMIEKRKEWVRNSPEIDDERRQQFLERMGERQEQYSDKLFQRLGWMPRQPPIMLTEKRMMLPLYSDTFSCSMFAFTEDAGQTWEFSRPLAQRGIQPSVVERKSGDLVAYMRDSPVVRCAESSDRGMTWTEVELDIPNSGSSVAVLGLPSGNWILAVNDIPRGRSQLSLYLSADEGKTWERKRYLEKIDVSQLPEGGKATGSYPTLIQTADGMIHITYTYENGLEFKGKTIKHAWFNEEWVLAGIDSN; encoded by the coding sequence ATGACCTGGATTCCCGCCTGGTGTCTTGTCCTGTCGGCCGCAATGGGCGCGCCGGTATACGAATCGCAGTTGATCTTCCCGCCGGAGGACTTCCACAACCACTCCTCAAGCATCGTGGAGACGCCCGAGGGCGATCTGATCGTGTGCTGGTTCCACGGCAAGGGCGAGCGTACGGACGACACCCTCGTCATCAGCGGGGCGCGCAAGAACAAAGGCGACACGGTGTGGTCCGCCCCCTTCCTCATGGCCGACAACCACAACCTGCCCGACCAGAACTGCACCATGTTCATCGATCCCGACGGCCGGCTCTGGCTGTTCTGGATTTCGGCGATAGACAACCTGGTCCGCAGCTATTTCCTGAAATACCGCTATTCGACGGACTACGAAGGGGACGGCCCGCCGATCTGGACCTGGCAGGACGCGATCTTCTGTCTGCCGAAGGATGCGGACACGGTGTTCGACGAAATGATCGAAAAGCGCAAGGAGTGGGTCCGGAATTCGCCCGAAATTGATGACGAGCGCCGCCAGCAGTTCCTGGAACGCATGGGCGAGCGCCAGGAACAATACAGCGACAAGCTTTTCCAGCGCCTGGGGTGGATGCCGCGCCAGCCTCCGATCATGCTCACCGAAAAACGCATGATGCTGCCGCTCTACTCCGACACCTTCAGCTGTTCCATGTTCGCGTTCACGGAGGACGCGGGGCAGACCTGGGAATTCAGCCGCCCGCTGGCGCAGCGGGGTATTCAGCCTTCCGTCGTGGAGCGCAAGAGCGGGGATCTCGTCGCCTACATGCGCGATTCGCCCGTGGTTCGCTGCGCGGAGTCCAGCGACCGCGGCATGACCTGGACCGAGGTCGAGCTGGATATTCCGAACTCCGGTTCGAGCGTGGCGGTGCTGGGCCTGCCCAGCGGCAACTGGATTCTCGCGGTCAACGACATCCCGCGCGGGCGGAGCCAGCTCTCGCTCTACCTGTCGGCGGACGAGGGCAAGACGTGGGAGCGCAAGCGCTATCTCGAGAAGATCGACGTGTCGCAACTGCCCGAAGGCGGCAAGGCGACAGGCTCCTATCCGACGCTCATCCAGACTGCGGATGGCATGATTCACATCACCTATACCTACGAAAACGGGCTTGAGTTCAAAGGAAAGACCATCAAGCACGCGTGGTTCAACGAGGAGTGGGTGCTCGCGGGCATAGACAGCAACTGA
- a CDS encoding cyclic nucleotide-binding domain-containing protein, whose amino-acid sequence MLGWNRPRKPEPPASAAVPAPGPTEPPPGRVTPPPSRPAATSPQVQAQSLPALLLQQGKASREQLERALAIQKETGAFLGEILVEEGILDEKSLLSFLAKFCKIPHLSLLDYLIDAEVAALVPKEVCLQYRLIPIDKLGRNLTIAMVNPLNTKALEVVQEHCPELRIKPILCAHKHFESVVEKVFGTETRTGGAVDLSASAFGIRLSPAEKAAIAERKAPPPAESPAAAPDMQHLPDAAPVESETDFAERKMRGSTTHRVRFAGESPVEEESPDTESVFDGVFHGGPVAPLAGGDEPDQIMQDVTSVMIESMRDTYEILARRMDLFSGLDAENIAKIFARGMTVEYQTGEVIFKKGQEGESLYLILNGRVAIADDGREIALLKQGDMFGEMALISQGKRSADAIAVNDVSLLALKMDIINNIMPRDVSVQLLVNIIMTLSRRLQEANAG is encoded by the coding sequence ATGCTTGGCTGGAATAGACCCAGGAAACCCGAGCCGCCCGCAAGCGCGGCGGTTCCCGCGCCCGGCCCCACCGAGCCGCCCCCGGGCCGCGTGACGCCTCCCCCCTCCCGGCCCGCGGCGACTTCTCCCCAGGTTCAGGCGCAATCGCTCCCGGCGCTGCTGCTGCAGCAGGGGAAGGCGTCGCGCGAGCAGCTGGAGCGCGCGCTCGCGATCCAGAAAGAGACGGGGGCGTTTCTTGGCGAGATCCTGGTGGAAGAGGGGATTCTGGACGAGAAATCGCTGCTTTCGTTCTTGGCGAAGTTCTGCAAGATCCCGCATCTGAGCCTTCTGGATTACCTTATTGACGCGGAGGTGGCGGCGCTGGTGCCGAAGGAGGTCTGCCTGCAATACCGGCTGATCCCGATCGACAAGCTGGGCCGCAACCTGACGATTGCGATGGTGAATCCCTTGAACACGAAGGCGCTCGAGGTGGTTCAGGAGCATTGCCCGGAATTGCGGATCAAGCCGATCCTGTGCGCGCACAAGCACTTTGAGTCCGTGGTGGAGAAGGTGTTCGGGACGGAGACGCGGACCGGCGGCGCGGTGGATTTGTCGGCGTCGGCGTTTGGCATCCGGCTGTCTCCGGCGGAGAAGGCGGCGATTGCCGAGCGCAAGGCCCCGCCCCCGGCGGAAAGCCCGGCGGCGGCCCCCGACATGCAACACCTGCCCGATGCGGCGCCGGTCGAATCCGAAACGGACTTCGCGGAGCGGAAGATGCGCGGCAGCACGACGCACCGCGTGCGCTTTGCGGGGGAGTCGCCGGTGGAAGAGGAAAGCCCGGATACGGAATCGGTGTTTGACGGCGTTTTCCACGGCGGGCCGGTGGCTCCGCTGGCGGGAGGGGACGAGCCCGATCAGATCATGCAGGATGTCACTTCGGTGATGATCGAGAGCATGCGGGACACGTACGAGATTCTGGCGCGGCGGATGGATCTGTTTAGCGGTCTGGACGCGGAGAATATCGCGAAGATCTTCGCGCGCGGGATGACGGTGGAGTACCAGACCGGCGAGGTCATCTTCAAGAAGGGGCAGGAGGGCGAATCGCTTTACCTGATCCTGAACGGGCGGGTGGCAATCGCGGACGATGGCCGGGAGATTGCGCTGCTCAAGCAGGGCGATATGTTCGGCGAGATGGCGCTGATCAGCCAGGGCAAGCGCAGCGCGGACGCGATCGCGGTGAACGACGTGAGCCTGCTGGCGCTGAAGATGGACATCATCAACAACATCATGCCGCGCGACGTGTCGGTGCAACTGCTGGTGAACATCATTATGACGCTGAGCCGGCGGTTGCAGGAAGCCAACGCGGGCTGA